The following proteins are encoded in a genomic region of Shinella zoogloeoides:
- a CDS encoding lipoprotein-releasing ABC transporter permease subunit, with the protein MADAASGAPATEAQVFRKNRPFSAFERMVAWRYLRSRRKEAFISVIAGFSFIGIMLGVATLIIVMAVMNGFRTELISRILGINGHMIVQPIDSPLNDYAALADRFSAVPGVTMAIPLVEGQTLASGTAGAGTGALVRGVRADDLAKMKAVSDHIKEGDLVGFAAGSGVAIGARMAEQLGLSAGGQITLVAPEGDVTPLGVNPRVKTYTVSAIFEIGMSEYDASIIYMPLEEAQLYFNSEGIVQSIELFVSNPDAVDQLRQPLEAAAGRQIFITDWRQRNRTFFSALEVERNVMFMILTLIVLVAALNIISGLIMLVKDKGSDIAILRTMGATSGAIMRIFFMTGAAIGTVGTFAGVLLGVVVCLNVESIRQFFSWISGTTLFNPELYFLSQLPADMNAGETVSVVVMALALSFLATIFPAWRASKLDPVQALRYE; encoded by the coding sequence ATGGCTGACGCAGCGAGCGGCGCGCCCGCAACCGAGGCTCAGGTCTTCAGGAAAAACCGCCCGTTCTCCGCTTTCGAGCGGATGGTCGCCTGGCGCTACCTGCGCTCGCGACGCAAGGAAGCCTTCATCTCGGTGATCGCCGGCTTCTCGTTCATCGGCATCATGCTCGGCGTCGCCACCCTCATCATCGTCATGGCGGTGATGAACGGTTTCCGCACCGAGCTGATTTCGCGCATCCTCGGCATCAACGGCCACATGATCGTCCAGCCGATCGACAGCCCGCTGAACGACTATGCCGCACTGGCCGACCGCTTTTCCGCCGTACCGGGCGTGACGATGGCGATCCCGCTCGTCGAAGGCCAGACGCTGGCCTCCGGCACGGCGGGGGCGGGCACCGGCGCACTGGTGCGCGGCGTGCGCGCCGACGACCTTGCGAAGATGAAGGCCGTCTCCGACCATATCAAGGAAGGCGATCTCGTCGGCTTTGCCGCCGGCAGCGGCGTTGCCATCGGCGCGCGCATGGCCGAGCAGCTCGGCCTCAGCGCCGGCGGCCAGATCACGCTCGTCGCGCCCGAGGGCGACGTCACGCCGCTCGGCGTGAACCCGCGCGTGAAGACCTATACCGTCTCCGCCATCTTCGAGATCGGCATGTCGGAATACGACGCCTCGATCATCTACATGCCGCTGGAGGAAGCGCAGCTCTACTTCAATTCCGAAGGCATCGTGCAGTCGATCGAGCTCTTCGTCTCCAACCCGGATGCCGTCGACCAGCTCCGCCAGCCGCTGGAGGCCGCCGCCGGGCGGCAAATCTTCATCACCGACTGGCGACAGCGCAATCGCACGTTCTTCTCGGCGCTGGAGGTCGAGCGCAACGTCATGTTCATGATCCTGACGCTGATCGTGCTCGTCGCAGCGCTCAACATCATCTCCGGCCTCATCATGCTGGTGAAGGACAAGGGCAGCGACATCGCGATCCTGCGCACCATGGGCGCGACATCCGGCGCCATCATGCGCATCTTCTTCATGACGGGCGCGGCCATCGGCACGGTCGGCACGTTTGCCGGCGTCCTGCTCGGCGTCGTCGTCTGCCTCAATGTCGAATCCATCCGCCAGTTCTTCTCGTGGATTTCGGGCACGACGCTGTTCAACCCGGAACTCTATTTCCTCAGCCAGCTTCCGGCCGACATGAATGCCGGCGAGACCGTTTCGGTCGTCGTCATGGCGCTGGCGCTCTCGTTCCTCGCGACGATCTTCCCCGCCTGGCGCGCCTCGAAGCTCGATCCGGTCCAGGCCCTTCGGTACGAATAG
- a CDS encoding NADH-quinone oxidoreductase subunit M → MTDWPILSAVTFLPLVGVALLLLTREDSPYGRRNILNVALLTTVFTFVLSLFIWVGFDYSNPGFQMVEKHEWLGTGISYHLGIDGISMLFVILSTFLMPFCVLASWNTIEKRLKEYMIAFLLLEVFMVGVFVSLDIVLFYVFFEAGLIPMFIIIGVWGGKDRVYASYKFFLYTLLGSVLMLLAIMAMYWQAGTTDITELLAYNFPAHMQTWLWLAFFASFAVKMPMWPVHTWLPDAHVQAPTAGSVILAGVLLKLGGYGFIRFSLAMFPLASDYFAPFVFALSVIAIIYTSLVAMMQDDIKKLIAYSSVAHMGYVTMGIFAANAQGLQGAIFQMLSHGIVSGALFLCVGVVYDRLHTREISAYGGLVNNMPKYAVAFMVFTMANVGLPGTSGFVGEIMTLLGAFRANTWVAFFATTGVILSASYALWLYRRVIFGALEKESLKSLLDLSGREKLLLYPLVILTIFFGVYPAPVFNVTAASVDALLNQYSAALQAAQQSVALLAN, encoded by the coding sequence ATGACCGATTGGCCCATTCTTTCAGCGGTCACCTTCCTCCCGCTCGTCGGCGTGGCGCTCCTGCTGCTGACCCGCGAGGACAGCCCGTACGGCCGCCGCAACATCCTGAACGTGGCGCTGCTGACGACGGTCTTCACCTTCGTCCTCTCGCTCTTCATCTGGGTCGGCTTCGATTATTCGAACCCCGGCTTCCAGATGGTCGAGAAGCATGAATGGCTCGGCACCGGCATTTCCTACCATCTCGGCATCGACGGCATCTCCATGCTGTTCGTCATCCTGTCGACCTTCCTGATGCCGTTCTGCGTGCTCGCAAGCTGGAACACCATCGAGAAGCGCCTGAAGGAGTACATGATCGCCTTCCTGCTTCTGGAAGTGTTCATGGTCGGCGTGTTCGTCTCGCTCGACATCGTCCTCTTCTACGTCTTCTTCGAGGCGGGCCTCATTCCGATGTTCATCATCATCGGCGTGTGGGGCGGCAAGGATCGCGTCTACGCATCCTACAAGTTCTTCCTCTATACGCTGCTCGGCTCGGTGCTGATGCTGCTCGCCATCATGGCGATGTACTGGCAGGCCGGCACGACGGACATCACGGAACTGCTCGCCTATAACTTCCCGGCCCATATGCAGACCTGGCTATGGCTCGCCTTCTTCGCCTCCTTCGCGGTGAAGATGCCGATGTGGCCGGTCCATACCTGGCTTCCCGACGCGCACGTGCAGGCGCCGACGGCGGGCTCGGTCATCCTGGCGGGCGTCCTCCTGAAGCTCGGCGGCTACGGCTTCATCCGCTTCTCGCTGGCCATGTTCCCGCTCGCCTCCGACTATTTCGCGCCCTTCGTCTTCGCACTGTCGGTCATCGCCATCATCTACACCTCGCTGGTCGCGATGATGCAGGACGACATCAAGAAGCTGATCGCCTATTCGTCGGTCGCCCACATGGGCTATGTCACCATGGGCATCTTCGCGGCAAACGCACAGGGGCTTCAGGGCGCCATCTTCCAGATGCTCTCGCACGGCATCGTCTCCGGCGCGCTCTTCCTGTGCGTCGGCGTCGTCTACGACCGGCTGCACACCCGCGAGATCTCCGCCTATGGCGGCCTCGTCAACAACATGCCGAAATACGCCGTCGCCTTCATGGTCTTCACCATGGCCAATGTCGGCCTGCCGGGCACCTCGGGCTTCGTCGGCGAAATCATGACCCTGCTCGGCGCCTTCCGCGCCAATACCTGGGTCGCGTTCTTCGCCACGACGGGCGTCATCCTCTCGGCCTCCTACGCGCTGTGGCTCTACCGCCGCGTGATCTTCGGCGCGCTCGAGAAGGAAAGCCTGAAGTCGCTGCTCGATCTCTCCGGTCGCGAGAAGCTGCTGCTTTACCCGCTCGTGATCCTGACGATCTTCTTCGGCGTCTATCCGGCTCCGGTGTTCAATGTGACGGCGGCCTCGGTCGACGCGCTTCTCAACCAATATTCCGCGGCTCTGCAGGCGGCGCAGCAATCTGTTGCGCTCCTGGCGAACTGA
- the mce gene encoding methylmalonyl-CoA epimerase — protein MLGRVNHIAIAVPDLAAATATYRDTLGATVSAPQALPEHGVTVVFVELPNTKVELLEPLGEGSPIAAFLEKAPVGGMHHICYEVDDILAARDRLVASGARVLGDGMPKTGAHGKPVLFLHPKDFLGTLVELEEV, from the coding sequence ATGCTCGGAAGGGTCAACCACATCGCCATCGCCGTGCCGGATCTCGCCGCCGCGACCGCGACCTATCGCGACACGCTCGGCGCCACGGTTTCCGCCCCTCAGGCCCTGCCGGAACACGGCGTGACCGTGGTTTTCGTCGAGCTGCCGAATACCAAGGTGGAGCTGCTGGAGCCGCTGGGTGAGGGCTCGCCCATCGCCGCCTTCCTGGAAAAGGCGCCCGTCGGCGGCATGCATCACATCTGCTACGAGGTGGACGACATTCTCGCCGCCCGCGACCGGCTGGTGGCGAGCGGCGCGCGCGTGCTCGGCGACGGCATGCCGAAGACCGGCGCGCATGGCAAGCCGGTGCTGTTCCTCCACCCCAAGGATTTCCTCGGCACGCTGGTCGAGCTGGAAGAGGTGTGA
- a CDS encoding DUF1467 family protein yields MQLFSFFAVYFVVWWMTLFAVLPFGLKTQAEANEVVPGTVESAPARFRGGRVMLLNTIVSAIVYGAWYILSVRFGYGIDAIPQFYPSYD; encoded by the coding sequence ATGCAGCTGTTTTCCTTCTTCGCCGTCTATTTCGTCGTCTGGTGGATGACGCTCTTCGCCGTCCTGCCCTTCGGTCTGAAGACCCAGGCCGAGGCGAACGAGGTGGTTCCGGGCACGGTGGAAAGCGCTCCCGCCCGGTTCCGCGGCGGCCGTGTCATGCTGCTGAACACCATCGTCTCCGCTATCGTCTACGGCGCCTGGTATATTCTCTCGGTGCGCTTCGGCTATGGCATCGACGCGATCCCGCAATTCTATCCGAGCTACGACTGA
- the nuoN gene encoding NADH-quinone oxidoreductase subunit NuoN, with amino-acid sequence MTADTILASLQLSTPEIILAVGGLVLLMIGVFSGERSGTTVTGLAVAVLIIAGLWLVLATGEGQAYGGAFVSDAFAKFMKVLALIGSITAMVMTVGHARSEQLDRFEFPVLIVLSTLGMLLMLSANSLLSLYLALELQSLALYVVAAINRESLRSTEAGLKYFVLGALSSGMLLYGMSLVYGFTGHIGFQEIAAALTAEGRSIGLVFGLVFILAGLAFKISAVPFHMWTPDVYEGAPTPVTAFFAAAPKVAAMGMLVRIVIDAFEPVVADWQQVVVFISIASMLLGSFAAIGQRNIKRLMAYSSIGHMGYALVGLASGSMAGVRGVALYMLIYMVMTLGTFACILAMRRKEGGNVEEINDLAGLSSTNPFMATAMTIMMFSLAGIPPLAGFFAKYFVFMAAIEAQLYALAIIGVLSSVVGAYYYLRVIKVMWFDDPTGEFARTSGELKLVFGLAGLFVLGYVLIGGPIGNAAEAAARTFF; translated from the coding sequence ATGACTGCTGATACAATCCTTGCCAGCCTTCAGCTCTCGACGCCGGAGATCATCCTCGCCGTCGGCGGCCTGGTCCTGCTGATGATCGGTGTCTTCTCGGGCGAGCGGTCGGGAACGACCGTGACCGGGCTCGCCGTCGCGGTTCTCATCATCGCCGGCCTCTGGCTGGTGCTGGCGACGGGCGAGGGGCAGGCCTATGGCGGCGCCTTCGTCTCCGACGCCTTCGCCAAGTTCATGAAGGTGCTGGCGCTGATCGGCTCCATCACCGCCATGGTGATGACCGTCGGCCATGCCCGCTCCGAGCAGCTCGACCGCTTCGAGTTCCCGGTGCTGATCGTGCTCTCGACGCTCGGCATGCTGCTGATGCTCTCGGCCAACAGCCTGCTGTCGCTCTACCTCGCGCTCGAACTCCAGTCGCTCGCCCTCTACGTGGTCGCTGCGATCAACCGCGAGAGCCTGCGCTCGACGGAAGCCGGCCTGAAGTATTTCGTGCTCGGCGCGCTCTCCTCGGGCATGCTGCTCTACGGCATGTCGCTGGTCTACGGCTTCACCGGCCATATCGGCTTCCAGGAGATCGCCGCGGCCCTGACAGCGGAAGGCCGTTCGATCGGCCTCGTCTTCGGCCTCGTGTTCATCCTCGCCGGCCTTGCCTTCAAGATCTCGGCCGTGCCGTTCCACATGTGGACGCCGGACGTCTATGAAGGCGCGCCGACCCCGGTCACGGCCTTCTTCGCGGCCGCCCCGAAGGTCGCCGCCATGGGCATGCTGGTTCGCATCGTCATTGACGCCTTCGAGCCGGTCGTCGCCGACTGGCAGCAGGTCGTGGTCTTCATCTCGATCGCCTCGATGCTTCTCGGCTCGTTCGCCGCCATCGGCCAGCGCAACATCAAGCGCCTGATGGCCTATTCCTCGATCGGCCACATGGGCTACGCGCTCGTCGGCCTCGCCTCCGGCTCCATGGCCGGCGTGCGCGGCGTGGCGCTCTACATGCTCATCTACATGGTCATGACGCTCGGCACCTTCGCCTGCATCCTCGCCATGCGCCGCAAGGAAGGCGGCAATGTCGAGGAGATCAACGATCTGGCGGGCCTGTCCTCGACCAATCCGTTCATGGCGACGGCGATGACGATCATGATGTTCTCGCTGGCCGGCATTCCGCCGCTGGCAGGCTTCTTCGCCAAGTACTTCGTCTTCATGGCGGCCATCGAGGCGCAGCTCTATGCGCTGGCCATCATCGGCGTGCTCTCCTCGGTCGTCGGTGCCTACTATTACCTGCGCGTCATCAAGGTGATGTGGTTCGACGATCCGACCGGCGAATTCGCCCGCACCTCGGGCGAACTGAAGCTGGTCTTCGGCCTCGCCGGCCTCTTCGTGCTCGGCTATGTGCTGATCGGCGGGCCGATCGGCAATGCGGCCGAAGCTGCGGCGCGGACCTTCTTTTGA
- a CDS encoding biotin--[acetyl-CoA-carboxylase] ligase, whose product MSGSDSPRRLSLDDFRHEALAEVGSTNTECLERARKGALSGLWITAGRQTVGRGRRGRAWFSEPGNLYASLLLIDPAPMDRLGSLPLAVAVAVQDAVRRIMPPGAPDVLVKWPNDILIDRRKVCGILVEGEPLPDGSHALVIGIGINVAIAPDAGLYPVATLRDFGASAAPEELFAWLFQSMAETLSLWNRGRGIAGIMERWKRVAGGIGENITVNLPDHSISGRFAGIDDTGLLKLETDDDGTRLIAAGDVFFG is encoded by the coding sequence TTGAGCGGGTCCGATAGTCCTCGCCGGTTGTCGCTCGACGACTTCCGGCACGAGGCGCTCGCAGAAGTGGGCTCCACCAATACGGAATGCCTGGAGCGCGCCCGAAAGGGCGCGCTTTCCGGTCTCTGGATCACCGCCGGCCGGCAGACCGTCGGGCGTGGCAGGCGCGGGCGCGCCTGGTTTTCCGAGCCCGGCAATCTCTATGCCTCGCTGCTCTTGATCGATCCTGCCCCGATGGACCGCCTCGGCTCCCTGCCACTCGCCGTCGCCGTCGCCGTGCAGGATGCCGTTCGCCGCATCATGCCGCCCGGCGCGCCCGATGTGCTGGTCAAATGGCCGAATGACATCCTGATCGACCGGCGCAAGGTCTGCGGCATCCTCGTAGAGGGCGAGCCGCTGCCCGATGGCAGCCATGCCCTGGTGATCGGCATTGGCATCAATGTCGCCATCGCGCCGGATGCCGGGCTCTATCCGGTCGCGACGCTGCGCGATTTCGGTGCCTCCGCCGCGCCCGAGGAACTCTTCGCCTGGCTCTTCCAGTCCATGGCGGAAACGCTCTCGCTCTGGAATCGCGGGCGCGGCATCGCGGGCATCATGGAGCGCTGGAAACGGGTCGCCGGCGGCATCGGGGAAAACATAACCGTGAATCTCCCCGACCATTCTATTTCCGGGCGCTTTGCCGGAATTGATGATACAGGTCTCCTGAAACTGGAGACGGATGACGACGGCACGCGCCTGATCGCGGCCGGCGACGTATTTTTTGGATAG
- the proS gene encoding proline--tRNA ligase encodes MRLSRFFLPILKENPKEAEIVSHRLMLRAGMIKQQSQGIYTWLPLGKRVLDKVNAIIREEQNRSGAVELLMPTLQSAELWQESGRYDAYGKEMLRIKDRQERPMLYGPTNEEMITDVFRSFVKSYKDLPLNLYHIQLKFRDEIRPRFGTMRSREFLMKDAYSFDLNREGAVHAYNRMFAAYLRTFSRMGLRAIPMRADTGPIGGDLSHEFIILADTGESEVFCHKDFLNFDIPGVDTNFDDVAGLRAIFDKWTSRYAATSEMHDAPAFEAIPEGERLSARGIEVGHIFYFGTKYSETMGAKVQGPDGKEHTVHMGSYGIGPTRLVPAIIEASHDENGIIWPKAVAPFEAIVINMKSGDEACDAACEKIYGALLNAGVDVLYDDKDERAGAKFATADLIGAPVQVIAGPRGVANGEVEIKDRKTGERETLTIEAAINRLTSGN; translated from the coding sequence ATGCGCCTTTCCCGCTTCTTCCTGCCCATCCTCAAGGAAAACCCCAAGGAAGCCGAGATCGTCTCCCACCGGCTTATGCTGCGTGCGGGCATGATCAAGCAGCAGTCCCAGGGCATCTATACCTGGCTGCCGCTCGGCAAGCGGGTGCTCGACAAGGTCAACGCCATCATCCGCGAGGAGCAGAACCGCTCCGGCGCCGTCGAGCTTTTGATGCCGACGCTGCAGTCGGCCGAGCTCTGGCAGGAAAGCGGCCGCTACGACGCCTATGGCAAGGAGATGCTGCGCATCAAGGACCGCCAGGAGCGTCCGATGCTCTACGGCCCGACCAACGAGGAGATGATCACGGACGTCTTCCGCTCGTTCGTGAAGTCCTACAAGGATCTGCCGCTCAATCTCTACCACATCCAGCTCAAGTTCCGCGACGAGATCCGTCCGCGCTTCGGCACCATGCGCTCGCGCGAGTTCCTGATGAAGGACGCCTATTCCTTCGACCTCAACCGCGAAGGCGCCGTGCATGCCTATAATCGCATGTTCGCGGCCTATCTACGCACCTTCTCGCGCATGGGCCTGCGCGCCATTCCGATGCGCGCCGACACCGGCCCGATCGGCGGCGATCTCAGCCATGAATTCATCATCCTCGCCGATACGGGCGAATCCGAAGTCTTCTGCCACAAGGACTTCCTGAATTTCGACATTCCGGGCGTGGACACCAATTTCGACGACGTCGCGGGCCTGCGCGCCATCTTCGACAAGTGGACCTCGCGCTACGCCGCGACGTCCGAGATGCACGACGCACCCGCCTTCGAGGCGATCCCGGAAGGCGAGCGCCTGTCCGCCCGCGGCATCGAGGTCGGCCATATCTTCTATTTCGGCACGAAGTACTCCGAAACCATGGGCGCCAAGGTGCAGGGTCCCGACGGCAAGGAGCATACCGTGCACATGGGCTCCTACGGCATCGGCCCGACGCGCCTCGTGCCGGCGATCATCGAAGCCTCGCATGACGAGAACGGCATCATCTGGCCGAAGGCCGTCGCGCCTTTCGAGGCCATCGTCATCAACATGAAGTCGGGCGACGAAGCCTGCGATGCGGCCTGCGAAAAGATCTACGGCGCGCTGCTGAACGCCGGCGTCGACGTGCTCTACGACGACAAGGACGAGCGCGCGGGGGCCAAGTTCGCCACCGCAGACCTCATCGGCGCGCCGGTGCAGGTCATTGCCGGCCCGCGCGGCGTGGCGAACGGCGAGGTCGAGATCAAGGATCGCAAGACCGGCGAACGCGAGACGCTGACCATCGAGGCAGCCATCAATCGCCTGACGTCCGGCAATTGA
- a CDS encoding ribonuclease J yields MAKEDELVFLPLGGVGEIGMNLALYGYGPKTNRQWIMVDCGVTFPGPDLPGVDLVLPDIRFLAEERKNLKGIIITHAHEDHYGALNELWPGLNVPVYASPFTAGMLEAKRDFERSRVEIPVTIFKQGDRINLGPFEIEAIGVNHSIPEPMSLAIKTPLGTVVHTGDWKIDLEPSLGPLTDEARFRKLGDEGVLALICDSTNAVRDGISPSEREVSESLTKIIESAEGRVGITTFSSNVGRIRSIAQAAEAAGREVLLLGSSMKRVTEVARDIGLMEGLKPFIAEDEFGYIPRDKVVVILTGSQGEPRAALAKIARDEMRNVAFTAGDTIIFSSRAIPGNEKAINDIKNGLIEQGIHIVTDSEALVHVSGHPRRHELQQMYGWVRPKMVVPVHGEAAHLTAHAELAEQSGIAEVPRVRNGDVLKLAPGAPEVVDHAPFGRIFKDGNLIGDYEEMGIGDRRKLAFVGHVAVSVLLDSRYDFMGDPEVEPFGLPQFDDEGEDMGDTLYDAVLGAVESIPRARRKDLEMVREAVRRAVRSTANEIWGKKPVVTVFLTKV; encoded by the coding sequence ATGGCAAAAGAAGACGAACTGGTGTTCCTGCCGCTTGGCGGCGTCGGCGAAATCGGCATGAACCTTGCGCTCTACGGCTACGGCCCGAAGACGAACCGCCAGTGGATCATGGTCGATTGCGGCGTCACCTTCCCGGGGCCGGACCTGCCGGGCGTCGACCTCGTTCTGCCCGATATCCGCTTCCTCGCCGAGGAGCGCAAGAACCTCAAGGGCATTATCATCACCCACGCCCACGAAGACCATTACGGCGCGCTGAACGAGCTGTGGCCGGGCCTCAACGTGCCGGTCTATGCCTCGCCCTTCACGGCCGGCATGCTGGAAGCCAAGCGCGACTTCGAGCGCAGCCGCGTCGAGATCCCGGTGACGATCTTCAAGCAGGGCGACAGGATCAATCTCGGCCCGTTCGAGATCGAGGCCATCGGCGTCAATCACTCGATCCCCGAGCCCATGTCGCTGGCGATCAAGACGCCGCTCGGCACCGTCGTCCACACGGGCGACTGGAAGATCGACCTCGAACCCTCGCTCGGCCCCCTGACGGACGAGGCGCGCTTCCGCAAGCTCGGTGACGAGGGCGTTCTGGCGCTGATCTGCGACAGCACCAACGCGGTGCGCGACGGCATCTCGCCCTCCGAGCGCGAGGTTTCCGAGAGCCTGACGAAGATCATCGAAAGCGCCGAGGGCAGGGTGGGCATCACCACCTTCTCCTCGAATGTCGGCCGCATCCGCTCCATCGCGCAGGCCGCGGAAGCCGCCGGCCGCGAGGTGCTGCTGCTCGGCAGTTCCATGAAGCGCGTGACGGAGGTGGCGCGCGACATCGGACTCATGGAGGGCCTGAAGCCCTTCATCGCGGAGGACGAGTTCGGCTATATCCCGCGCGACAAGGTCGTCGTGATCCTGACGGGCAGCCAGGGCGAGCCGCGCGCCGCGCTTGCCAAGATCGCCCGCGACGAGATGCGCAACGTCGCCTTCACCGCAGGCGACACGATCATCTTCTCCTCCCGCGCCATTCCCGGAAACGAGAAGGCGATCAACGACATCAAGAACGGCCTGATCGAGCAGGGCATCCACATCGTCACCGATTCCGAGGCGCTGGTGCACGTCTCCGGCCATCCGCGCCGCCATGAGCTGCAGCAGATGTACGGCTGGGTGCGCCCGAAGATGGTCGTGCCGGTGCATGGCGAGGCCGCGCATCTGACGGCCCATGCCGAGCTTGCCGAGCAGTCCGGCATCGCCGAGGTGCCGCGCGTGCGCAACGGCGATGTGCTGAAGCTCGCGCCTGGCGCGCCCGAGGTCGTGGACCACGCCCCCTTCGGCCGTATCTTCAAGGACGGCAACCTCATCGGCGATTACGAGGAGATGGGCATCGGCGACCGCCGCAAGCTCGCCTTCGTCGGCCACGTCGCCGTCAGCGTTTTGCTCGACAGCCGCTACGACTTCATGGGCGACCCGGAAGTCGAGCCCTTCGGTCTGCCGCAGTTCGACGACGAGGGCGAGGATATGGGCGACACGCTCTACGACGCCGTGCTCGGCGCCGTCGAAAGCATCCCCCGCGCCCGTCGCAAGGATCTGGAAATGGTGCGCGAGGCCGTGCGCCGCGCGGTCCGTTCGACGGCCAACGAAATCTGGGGCAAGAAGCCCGTCGTGACGGTGTTCCTGACGAAGGTCTGA
- the nuoL gene encoding NADH-quinone oxidoreductase subunit L — protein sequence MDTIIKAIVFLPLIGFLIAGLGGNAIGAKASEYVTSGFMIIAAVLSWIVFFDVAMGETEMIKVSVLTWIQSGSFDVEWAFRVDTLTAVMLVVVNTVSTLVHVYSIGYMHHDPHRPRFFAYLSLFTFAMLMLVTSDNLLQMFFGWEGVGLASYLLIGFWYKKPSASAAAMKAFIVNRVGDFGFALGIFSVFVLFGSINFETIFATAATYLPAEGAADAAEPVINLFGMSLDKSQALTATCLLLFMGAMGKSAQFLLHTWLPDAMEGPTPVSALIHAATMVTAGVFLVARMSPIFELSHNALMVVTLIGAITAFFAATVGLVQNDIKRVIAYSTCSQLGYMFVALGIGAYGAAVFHLFTHAFFKALLFLGAGSVIHAVDGEQDMRYMGGLRKHIPITFWMMTIGTLALTGVGIPGTVIGFAGFFSKDAIIESTFASHSPIAGFAFVLLVIAALFTSFYSWRLAFMTFFGKPRASADVMHHVHESPAVMLVPLFILGAGAIFAGWLFVEYFYGHHYDEFWQGALFTGAENHLVHEFHNVPLWVKWSPFAAMAIGFVTAWYMYIRSPETPKYLAEQHRGLYQFLLNKWYFDELYDAIFVRPAKALGKFLWKKGDGTVIDGFGPNGIAARVVDVTNRVVRLQTGYLYHYAFAMLLGIAALVTWMMLGSSL from the coding sequence ATGGATACCATCATCAAGGCAATCGTCTTCCTTCCGCTGATCGGCTTCCTGATCGCCGGCCTCGGCGGCAACGCCATTGGCGCCAAGGCGTCCGAATACGTAACGTCCGGCTTCATGATCATTGCGGCCGTCCTGTCCTGGATCGTCTTCTTCGACGTCGCCATGGGCGAGACGGAGATGATCAAGGTGAGCGTGCTGACCTGGATCCAGTCCGGCAGCTTCGATGTCGAATGGGCCTTCCGCGTCGATACGCTGACGGCCGTCATGCTCGTGGTCGTGAACACGGTCTCGACGCTCGTGCACGTCTATTCCATCGGCTACATGCACCACGACCCGCACCGGCCGCGCTTCTTCGCCTATCTCTCGCTCTTCACCTTCGCCATGCTCATGCTGGTGACGTCGGATAACCTGCTGCAGATGTTCTTCGGCTGGGAAGGCGTGGGCCTGGCGTCCTACCTGCTCATCGGCTTCTGGTACAAGAAGCCCTCGGCAAGCGCCGCCGCCATGAAGGCCTTCATCGTCAACCGCGTCGGCGACTTCGGCTTCGCGCTCGGCATCTTCTCGGTCTTCGTGCTCTTCGGCTCTATCAACTTCGAGACGATCTTCGCGACCGCCGCGACCTACCTTCCGGCCGAAGGCGCCGCGGATGCCGCCGAGCCGGTCATCAACCTCTTCGGCATGAGCCTCGACAAGTCGCAGGCGCTGACCGCCACCTGCCTGCTGCTCTTCATGGGCGCGATGGGCAAGTCGGCGCAGTTCCTGCTGCACACCTGGCTGCCGGACGCCATGGAAGGCCCGACCCCGGTCTCGGCCCTCATCCATGCCGCCACCATGGTCACCGCCGGCGTCTTCCTCGTCGCCCGCATGTCGCCGATCTTCGAACTCTCGCACAACGCCCTGATGGTCGTGACGCTGATCGGCGCCATCACCGCCTTCTTCGCGGCGACCGTCGGCCTCGTGCAGAACGACATCAAGCGCGTCATCGCCTATTCGACCTGCTCGCAGCTCGGCTACATGTTCGTGGCGCTCGGCATCGGCGCCTATGGCGCGGCCGTCTTCCACCTCTTCACGCACGCCTTCTTCAAGGCTCTCCTGTTCCTCGGCGCCGGCTCGGTCATCCATGCCGTCGACGGCGAGCAGGACATGCGCTACATGGGTGGCCTGAGGAAGCACATCCCGATCACCTTCTGGATGATGACGATCGGCACGCTGGCGCTGACGGGCGTCGGCATTCCCGGCACCGTTATCGGCTTCGCGGGCTTCTTCTCGAAGGATGCGATCATCGAGAGCACCTTCGCCTCGCACAGCCCGATCGCCGGCTTCGCCTTCGTGCTGCTGGTCATCGCCGCGCTCTTCACGAGCTTCTACTCCTGGCGTCTGGCCTTCATGACCTTCTTCGGCAAGCCGCGCGCTTCCGCCGACGTCATGCACCACGTCCACGAGTCGCCGGCCGTCATGCTGGTTCCGCTCTTCATCCTCGGCGCGGGCGCGATCTTCGCCGGCTGGCTCTTCGTGGAATATTTCTACGGCCACCACTACGACGAGTTCTGGCAGGGCGCGCTCTTCACGGGTGCCGAAAACCACCTCGTGCACGAGTTCCACAACGTCCCGCTCTGGGTGAAGTGGAGCCCGTTCGCCGCCATGGCCATCGGCTTCGTCACCGCCTGGTACATGTACATCCGCTCGCCGGAAACTCCGAAGTACCTCGCCGAGCAGCACCGCGGTCTCTACCAGTTCCTGCTCAACAAGTGGTACTTCGACGAGCTCTACGACGCCATCTTCGTCCGTCCGGCGAAGGCGCTCGGCAAGTTCCTCTGGAAGAAGGGTGACGGCACCGTCATCGACGGCTTCGGCCCGAACGGCATCGCCGCCCGCGTCGTCGACGTCACCAACCGCGTCGTCCGCCTCCAGACCGGTTACCTCTATCACTACGCATTCGCGATGCTGCTCGGTATTGCGGCACTCGTCACCTGGATGATGCTCGGGAGTTCCCTCTGA